A single window of Treponema primitia ZAS-1 DNA harbors:
- a CDS encoding TetR/AcrR family transcriptional regulator, protein MGIFERKGREKAERRNLIMGCAKKLILEYGVEKVSMEDIAKQAELSKGTLYLYFSGKDELFSEICEESAAKFSEYVQSRLEGGISGLEALKRYWLSYLEMYGESEDLFILFNMRHFLAPADSFISLEENAGTASYVFYYLIKKMIEQGIREGTFEQDTESGLVVKTIIALFSQAVENAAKLPRTARKSALIIDELKTVFQIMLRGIAREEIDRSCLVLPDLNTFTNNKD, encoded by the coding sequence GTGGGGATATTTGAACGGAAGGGGCGGGAAAAGGCTGAACGCCGGAACTTAATCATGGGCTGCGCCAAGAAGCTTATCCTTGAATACGGGGTGGAAAAGGTAAGCATGGAGGACATAGCCAAGCAGGCGGAGCTGAGCAAGGGTACACTGTACCTCTATTTTTCCGGCAAGGACGAGCTCTTTAGTGAGATCTGCGAAGAGTCGGCCGCCAAGTTCAGCGAATACGTGCAGTCCCGGCTGGAGGGGGGTATCTCGGGTCTGGAGGCGCTCAAGCGGTACTGGTTAAGTTACCTGGAGATGTATGGAGAATCGGAGGACCTTTTCATCCTCTTTAATATGCGGCATTTTTTGGCCCCCGCAGATTCTTTTATTTCCCTTGAGGAGAATGCAGGGACTGCTTCCTATGTGTTTTATTACCTGATAAAAAAGATGATCGAACAGGGGATACGCGAGGGGACTTTTGAACAGGATACCGAAAGCGGCTTGGTGGTAAAGACCATCATTGCGCTTTTTTCTCAGGCGGTGGAAAACGCCGCCAAGCTGCCCAGGACAGCCCGGAAATCCGCCCTTATTATTGATGAGCTAAAAACGGTTTTTCAAATTATGCTCCGGGGAATAGCCCGGGAAGAAATCGACCGTTCTTGTCTGGTCCTGCCGGACTTGAATACTTTTACTAACAACAAGGATTAG
- a CDS encoding efflux RND transporter permease subunit, with product MKFLPKLFKHPWLIVVVIGIITVFFALQLPRVELDNNNMRFVPEDDEARVTANYIDDTFGSSLFVLIGLERNYGTVFDGEFIQRIRDYIDQIEKNVEIIGTINSMVSSDYIAGEGDAIVVEKLIPGDFSGTPEETAELKRRLLSWDMYRRALISDDFTATQILVTLDISSEKAGKPEVMDSFIRIRDIATDMFDGMANVYITGLPVISSTINEAVRADLVLMVPLVIVVVLLVLFFSFRRISAVVLPLLTVLVAVIWSMGAMPLLGVQLSVISTVLPVILVAVGSAYGIHVVTHYIEEMNLKDEITKDEHRELVFALLRKIGKAVFLAALTTFAGFGSFIFTSVLPIREFGCFSAFGVFASFIVAVTLIPALLLIRGPKPMRALVNPRLGDAPELADPLSNAIADAFMGIAQRKRSVMIITSLVVLLSIYGVSKVIIDNIFVEYFKSTTDISRSDRFIREKFGGSKVVSVVMEADNAETLLNPASLSAMDGLNEYLQTRVVLVGKAMGFTDLIKRVNQVFNADESPGGIKPRTAAAVDAGDGFGFGAAVGNDDDFGFGGSGGDEADGNAWAAAASGITDRVYTMGEVLALLEGAASSGVNRSLDANDLIWELQKQLNYNGASYYEIPVIPERYGKTRPEELQQLVSNYLILLSGNLDSYANDALEPTAIKTTIQLRAMGEEDTGRVIREIRQYVSANFPKDIKVTVGGSALVEASLNRLVVQSQLISVVTSLFLVLLIIAVFNRSLAAGLIGIVPLTISILINFAVMGFLGIKLNIGTSMVASVSVGIGIDYTIHYIEAYKREYRASGGKGDFLKRTFASSGKAIMINAVSVGLGFAVLLLSQFVMLEDLGLLIALTMGTSAFVSLTVIPVLLLVFKPKFVQGNL from the coding sequence ATGAAATTTTTACCGAAATTGTTTAAACACCCCTGGCTTATCGTTGTTGTTATCGGAATTATTACGGTTTTTTTTGCGCTCCAGCTCCCCCGGGTAGAACTGGATAATAATAATATGCGCTTTGTCCCCGAAGACGATGAAGCCCGGGTAACTGCCAATTATATTGACGATACCTTTGGAAGTTCCCTTTTTGTACTGATAGGGCTGGAACGGAACTACGGTACCGTTTTTGACGGAGAATTTATCCAACGCATCCGGGACTATATCGATCAAATAGAAAAGAATGTTGAAATTATCGGAACCATTAATTCCATGGTGTCATCGGATTACATCGCCGGTGAAGGTGACGCCATCGTGGTAGAAAAACTGATTCCCGGGGATTTTTCCGGGACCCCTGAAGAGACGGCGGAACTCAAGCGGCGGCTCCTCTCCTGGGATATGTATCGCCGGGCTCTGATCTCCGACGATTTTACCGCTACCCAGATCCTGGTTACCCTGGATATTAGCAGCGAAAAAGCGGGAAAACCCGAGGTGATGGACAGCTTTATCCGGATCCGGGACATAGCCACGGACATGTTTGACGGCATGGCGAATGTTTATATCACCGGGCTTCCGGTAATTAGCTCCACCATCAACGAGGCGGTACGGGCGGATCTGGTACTGATGGTTCCTCTGGTGATTGTGGTGGTACTCCTGGTACTTTTCTTTTCCTTCCGCCGTATTTCCGCAGTGGTTCTGCCCCTGCTTACGGTACTCGTCGCCGTGATCTGGTCCATGGGGGCAATGCCTCTTTTGGGGGTACAGCTTTCGGTGATCTCCACGGTGCTGCCGGTTATCCTGGTGGCGGTGGGCAGCGCCTACGGCATCCATGTGGTAACCCACTATATTGAGGAGATGAACCTTAAGGATGAAATCACCAAGGATGAGCACCGGGAATTGGTCTTTGCCCTGCTGCGGAAGATAGGCAAGGCGGTATTTCTGGCGGCGCTGACCACCTTTGCGGGATTCGGTTCTTTCATCTTTACTTCGGTGCTCCCCATTCGGGAGTTCGGCTGCTTTTCCGCCTTCGGTGTCTTCGCCTCCTTTATTGTTGCGGTCACCCTGATCCCTGCGCTGCTCCTTATCCGGGGTCCCAAGCCCATGAGGGCCCTGGTCAATCCGCGGCTGGGAGACGCGCCGGAACTGGCGGACCCCTTAAGCAATGCTATCGCTGATGCCTTTATGGGCATTGCGCAGAGAAAACGCTCTGTCATGATAATTACTTCTCTAGTAGTATTACTCTCGATTTATGGCGTGTCCAAGGTGATTATTGATAATATTTTTGTGGAGTACTTTAAAAGCACCACCGACATATCCCGGTCGGACCGGTTTATCCGGGAAAAATTCGGCGGTTCTAAGGTGGTAAGCGTCGTCATGGAAGCGGATAACGCAGAAACACTGCTGAACCCTGCCAGTCTGTCTGCCATGGATGGCCTGAACGAATATCTGCAAACCAGGGTAGTCCTGGTGGGCAAGGCCATGGGTTTCACGGACCTGATCAAGCGGGTCAACCAGGTCTTTAACGCCGATGAAAGTCCCGGCGGTATTAAGCCCCGTACTGCGGCTGCGGTGGATGCCGGGGATGGTTTTGGTTTTGGCGCGGCTGTAGGAAACGATGATGATTTTGGTTTTGGCGGAAGTGGTGGTGATGAGGCTGATGGCAATGCCTGGGCAGCCGCAGCTTCGGGGATAACTGACCGGGTCTACACCATGGGCGAAGTTCTGGCCCTGCTGGAAGGGGCCGCAAGTTCCGGTGTTAACCGGTCTCTGGACGCCAACGATCTTATTTGGGAACTGCAAAAGCAGCTTAATTATAACGGAGCTTCCTATTACGAAATCCCGGTTATCCCCGAACGGTACGGGAAAACCCGGCCCGAAGAACTCCAGCAACTGGTGTCCAATTATCTCATCCTCCTTTCGGGCAACCTCGATTCTTACGCCAACGATGCCCTGGAACCGACGGCGATTAAAACCACCATACAGCTCCGCGCCATGGGGGAAGAGGATACGGGCCGGGTAATCCGGGAGATTAGACAATACGTCAGTGCTAATTTCCCCAAGGACATTAAGGTTACCGTGGGGGGGAGCGCCCTGGTGGAGGCTTCCCTTAACCGGCTGGTGGTCCAGTCCCAGCTTATATCGGTGGTAACATCACTCTTTCTGGTGCTCCTCATCATTGCAGTGTTCAACCGTTCCTTGGCGGCGGGGCTTATCGGTATAGTCCCCCTGACCATTTCCATCCTGATAAATTTTGCGGTGATGGGCTTTTTGGGAATCAAACTCAATATCGGTACCTCCATGGTGGCCAGCGTGTCCGTGGGCATAGGGATCGATTATACTATCCACTACATCGAAGCCTATAAACGGGAATACCGGGCAAGCGGCGGCAAGGGTGATTTTTTAAAGCGGACCTTTGCCTCCTCCGGCAAGGCGATTATGATAAACGCCGTTTCGGTGGGCCTGGGCTTTGCGGTGCTCCTCCTCTCCCAGTTCGTCATGCTGGAAGATCTGGGGCTTCTTATCGCCCTGACCATGGGTACCAGCGCCTTTGTGAGCCTTACGGTTATCCCCGTATTGCTGCTCGTCTTTAAACCAAAATTTGTACAGGGAAACCTTTAA
- a CDS encoding outer membrane lipoprotein-sorting protein: MNRRNNIIFAVMLLGTAAAVFAQSGDAAAIVDKSRNRISAATISTRSRMVVSAKDGSTSNRIIDQYSKDGSKGEKRVVVEFKHSSNPANIINTRFLTIENTGGNDDQWIFLPSLGKVRRIASSEGSGSFVGTDLSYSDISSANRGPDLDIHRVLREEEYQGKPCYVIESTPKDSSYQYSKMIQWIDKANSVDYKIELYDKRGTHVKTLEILELKDVQGRLSPMVTKMSTLTEGSSTTVNVDRLEYDSAIPESVFTPRYLETGRP, translated from the coding sequence ATGAACAGAAGGAATAACATTATTTTTGCAGTGATGCTGCTCGGAACCGCAGCCGCGGTTTTCGCCCAGTCAGGTGATGCCGCCGCCATCGTGGACAAATCCCGGAACCGCATCAGTGCAGCGACGATTTCCACCCGGTCCCGAATGGTGGTCAGCGCCAAGGACGGTTCCACCAGTAACCGTATCATCGACCAGTATTCCAAGGATGGATCCAAGGGAGAAAAGCGGGTGGTGGTGGAATTTAAACATTCCAGCAACCCTGCCAATATCATTAATACCCGGTTCCTTACTATTGAAAACACCGGTGGTAACGATGATCAGTGGATCTTCCTCCCTTCTCTGGGCAAGGTACGACGTATCGCTTCCTCGGAAGGTTCCGGAAGCTTTGTGGGAACCGATCTTTCCTATAGCGATATTTCTTCTGCTAATCGCGGCCCCGACCTTGATATCCATCGGGTTTTGAGGGAGGAAGAATACCAGGGTAAGCCCTGCTATGTGATCGAGTCCACCCCCAAAGATAGTTCTTACCAGTATTCAAAAATGATTCAGTGGATAGACAAGGCTAATTCGGTGGATTATAAAATTGAGCTTTACGATAAAAGGGGGACCCATGTTAAGACCCTGGAAATTTTGGAACTCAAGGATGTTCAGGGAAGGCTCAGCCCCATGGTCACCAAAATGAGCACCCTGACCGAGGGAAGTTCCACCACGGTTAATGTGGATCGCCTGGAATACGACAGCGCTATCCCCGAATCGGTTTTTACCCCAAGGTATCTGGAGACCGGGAGGCCCTAA